Proteins encoded within one genomic window of Bdellovibrio bacteriovorus:
- a CDS encoding methyl-accepting chemotaxis protein: MKNRSLSFKIYFVMGILIAGSIVIAAIGLSRMGKINDALHSIVEEKSARVSIVKDIRSIFYLQLMNEKNYILESDPEKMKKIDALMETRHDEILKRVDALYSVSTEVGKEEATKFKAAYQEWWKNTQEVKAFVASGDKGKALYQSQSVGHEIRQTSEAIINGNVQRNEERMSNDALQAEKDYEAAKTLMITASIVTILLGLSIGGLILRSLSKSINQIIENLSASSNHVSAASQQIASASVELSEATTEQASSLEETVATIEELSSMVKVNAENAGQASKLSGQASEIVARGEKEMTSLISSMGEISQDSKKISDIINVIDDIAFQTNLLALNAAVEAARAGEQGKGFAVVAEAVRTLAQRSSIAAKDIAELIKSSVGRIEYGSEQVEKSSAVLTEILGAVTKVAQLNEEISAASTEQSNGIAQISKAMNQLDQVTQVNAASSEEAAASAEELSAQADSLKNVISTLVQVVKGKSEDPEIVPASKSPARASVKMTSTRPSISHSEDLLPLNSAG; this comes from the coding sequence ATGAAAAACAGAAGTCTTAGTTTTAAAATATACTTTGTAATGGGCATCCTGATTGCAGGATCAATTGTCATTGCCGCTATAGGCCTGAGCCGTATGGGAAAAATCAATGACGCTCTTCACTCTATCGTGGAAGAGAAGTCAGCGCGAGTCTCTATTGTTAAGGACATTCGTTCTATTTTCTATTTGCAGTTGATGAACGAAAAAAACTACATCCTTGAAAGCGATCCAGAGAAGATGAAAAAAATCGATGCGCTGATGGAAACACGCCACGATGAAATTCTTAAACGCGTAGACGCGCTTTATTCGGTATCTACCGAAGTAGGTAAAGAAGAAGCCACCAAGTTTAAGGCCGCTTATCAAGAATGGTGGAAAAATACTCAGGAGGTGAAAGCCTTTGTCGCATCGGGCGATAAAGGTAAAGCTTTATATCAAAGTCAATCCGTCGGGCACGAGATTCGCCAAACAAGTGAAGCCATTATTAACGGCAATGTGCAAAGAAATGAAGAGCGCATGTCTAATGATGCTCTTCAGGCAGAGAAAGATTATGAAGCAGCCAAAACGCTGATGATCACTGCCAGCATCGTGACGATTTTATTAGGCCTCTCTATCGGTGGACTGATCTTGCGATCACTTTCGAAGTCCATCAACCAAATCATCGAAAATCTTTCGGCATCTTCGAATCATGTCTCGGCCGCTTCCCAACAAATTGCCTCTGCCTCTGTTGAGTTGTCCGAGGCGACCACTGAACAAGCTTCGTCATTGGAAGAAACGGTGGCCACCATTGAAGAACTTTCTTCCATGGTGAAGGTCAACGCGGAAAACGCCGGACAAGCTTCGAAACTTTCAGGACAAGCCAGTGAAATCGTCGCTCGCGGCGAAAAGGAAATGACTTCATTAATTTCTTCGATGGGAGAGATTTCACAAGACTCAAAGAAAATTTCGGACATCATAAACGTGATTGATGATATCGCTTTCCAAACAAATCTTTTGGCATTGAACGCAGCCGTCGAAGCCGCGCGTGCGGGGGAACAAGGAAAAGGTTTTGCGGTGGTCGCCGAAGCGGTTCGCACTCTAGCCCAACGCAGCTCCATTGCGGCAAAAGACATTGCAGAACTCATCAAGTCCAGTGTCGGGCGTATTGAATACGGTAGCGAACAAGTAGAAAAAAGCAGTGCTGTTTTAACAGAAATTTTGGGAGCAGTGACGAAAGTAGCGCAACTGAATGAAGAAATTTCGGCGGCTAGCACTGAACAATCCAACGGCATCGCCCAAATCAGTAAAGCCATGAATCAACTAGATCAAGTGACACAAGTGAATGCGGCATCTTCCGAGGAGGCCGCGGCATCCGCCGAAGAACTTTCTGCACAGGCCGATAGTTTGAAGAATGTGATTTCCACACTTGTCCAAGTTGTTAAGGGCAAATCCGAAGACCCTGAAATAGTGCCTGCCAGCAAGTCACCGGCGAGAGCGTCCGTGAAAATGACATCCACTAGACCCTCGATTTCACACAGTGAAGATTTGCTTCCGTTAAATTCCGCCGGCTAG
- a CDS encoding BON domain-containing protein yields MRDTNPRFRHITSDSVDYGLRTNAVHNPSSGYSYSDAESYEWDRSMNPNVRYVPGESNRDLARRDRDYSGVGPKNYRRTDERIYEDVCEVLSRHPDIDASEIEVSVREGIVFLDGTVETRRVRQLAQEIIDGLPGVEDVENYLDVPQRDRDRRRIARSLS; encoded by the coding sequence ATGAGAGATACAAATCCACGATTTCGCCATATCACATCTGATAGCGTCGACTATGGTTTAAGAACCAACGCCGTTCACAACCCGTCTTCAGGTTACAGCTATTCAGATGCTGAATCTTATGAGTGGGATCGTTCCATGAATCCGAACGTCCGTTACGTTCCAGGAGAGAGCAATCGAGATCTTGCCCGCCGCGACCGCGACTATTCAGGAGTGGGACCGAAAAACTACCGCCGTACTGACGAACGCATCTATGAAGATGTCTGTGAAGTTTTGTCTCGACATCCTGACATTGATGCCAGCGAGATTGAAGTTTCAGTGCGTGAAGGCATTGTATTTTTAGATGGCACTGTAGAAACTCGCCGGGTTCGCCAACTCGCTCAAGAAATTATTGATGGGCTTCCAGGGGTTGAAGACGTCGAGAACTATCTAGACGTCCCTCAAAGAGATCGTGATCGCCGACGTATTGCACGCAGCTTAAGTTAA
- a CDS encoding DUF1428 domain-containing protein, translating into MAYVDGFVIAIKKSKLKKYQQVSKKASKVWMKYGALEYIETVGDDLNVKGVMPFTKLAKTKPGETVVFSWIVYKSKAHRNAVNKKVMADPFMTNFDPKDSPFEMSKMAYGGFKTIVLAK; encoded by the coding sequence ATGGCTTATGTCGACGGCTTTGTAATTGCGATAAAAAAATCGAAACTTAAAAAGTATCAACAGGTGTCTAAAAAGGCCTCTAAAGTGTGGATGAAGTACGGAGCATTGGAATACATTGAAACAGTGGGCGACGACTTGAACGTGAAAGGAGTCATGCCTTTTACAAAACTTGCGAAGACGAAGCCGGGCGAAACAGTTGTGTTCTCATGGATAGTTTATAAATCCAAAGCGCATCGTAATGCCGTTAACAAAAAGGTCATGGCGGATCCTTTTATGACGAACTTCGATCCCAAAGACAGCCCTTTTGAAATGAGCAAGATGGCTTATGGCGGATTTAAGACGATAGTTTTAGCTAAATAA
- a CDS encoding NAD(P)/FAD-dependent oxidoreductase: MNKTLEVLIIGGGPAGLSAAMSLGRIGRTALVCDDARPRNEASEHLNNFPTQDGVHPAAWRKEARQDLEKYSTIQFFSGSVISVEKNSSHFRARFSSGEVKDFRKVILAYGIQDRLPPIPGIKELWGKSVFHCPYCHGFEVRNQKLGIIGNGKFLAHGIPMFSALSKDVAVFTNGPADFSEDLKMLMKKNNIEIVEKRIERLLFEGMNLRGIRFEDGSINEREALFATPLLPFQMKSDIGQNLGCEKNEMGLYQVNEMKQTSVLGVFAAGDNMTMMQSVLQAAASGSMAGAAAVFELVNEDFSRAD; the protein is encoded by the coding sequence ATGAATAAAACTCTAGAGGTACTTATTATAGGTGGTGGTCCTGCGGGCTTAAGTGCCGCAATGTCTTTAGGACGTATCGGTAGAACGGCTTTGGTGTGTGACGATGCTCGACCTCGCAATGAAGCTTCCGAACATCTGAACAACTTTCCGACTCAAGACGGAGTTCATCCAGCGGCCTGGAGAAAAGAAGCGCGTCAGGATCTTGAAAAATATAGCACGATTCAGTTCTTTTCCGGTTCCGTCATTTCGGTTGAAAAAAACTCAAGTCATTTTCGCGCTCGTTTTTCTTCTGGAGAAGTGAAGGACTTCAGAAAAGTGATTCTTGCATACGGTATTCAGGACCGTTTGCCCCCTATTCCCGGCATAAAAGAGTTGTGGGGAAAATCCGTCTTTCATTGTCCCTATTGCCATGGCTTTGAAGTAAGAAATCAAAAGCTAGGAATCATCGGTAACGGCAAATTTCTTGCGCACGGTATTCCCATGTTTTCCGCGTTGTCTAAAGATGTGGCTGTGTTTACAAACGGCCCCGCCGATTTTTCAGAAGATTTAAAAATGTTGATGAAGAAAAATAATATTGAAATCGTTGAAAAGCGGATCGAGAGATTGCTTTTTGAGGGAATGAACCTTCGAGGCATCCGGTTTGAAGATGGTTCTATAAATGAACGAGAAGCTTTGTTTGCAACTCCGCTTCTTCCGTTTCAAATGAAATCGGATATTGGTCAAAATCTAGGATGCGAAAAAAATGAAATGGGACTTTATCAAGTTAACGAAATGAAACAAACATCCGTCCTTGGTGTTTTTGCGGCCGGAGACAATATGACGATGATGCAATCCGTGCTGCAAGCAGCGGCAAGTGGTTCCATGGCTGGTGCGGCTGCGGTATTTGAACTTGTAAACGAAGATTTTTCTAGGGCGGACTAG
- a CDS encoding LysR family transcriptional regulator: protein MDLSKLKAFVVVAEELNFRKSAEILGMSQPPLTRLIASLEEELGTSLFERTTRHVKLTGAGVFLLKEGKEILNRAQGLESEIRALGKMKAGKISIAFSSTGFLANLPKIIREFQDRFPKIKIELQQETRSAIVKGLKSGRFDAGFLEGSLKEENFQFHPVQDENLGVLLPKNHPLSRRKEIEFKELKDETIILHPKKDNKDFYETISYLFVQAGIKPLTYVKKDHESCPLLVATGKGVSLTIAATQNFAPTETRFVPIKKLYLPVSVFWENENTNASLKTFLSFVVENHALSNGKPECLMDVMRL from the coding sequence ATGGATCTATCTAAACTCAAAGCCTTTGTCGTTGTGGCCGAAGAACTGAACTTTCGTAAAAGTGCGGAAATTCTGGGGATGTCCCAACCTCCTCTAACTCGCCTTATTGCCTCGTTGGAAGAGGAACTGGGGACATCTCTTTTTGAAAGAACCACTCGGCACGTCAAGCTCACGGGTGCGGGTGTCTTCTTGCTTAAAGAAGGAAAAGAAATCCTGAATCGGGCGCAAGGACTAGAATCCGAAATCAGGGCTTTAGGTAAGATGAAGGCCGGAAAGATCAGCATCGCCTTTTCCTCCACTGGTTTTTTGGCAAACCTCCCTAAAATTATCCGTGAGTTTCAGGATAGATTCCCCAAAATTAAAATTGAGCTTCAACAAGAAACCCGTTCCGCCATTGTTAAAGGTCTAAAAAGCGGCCGATTTGACGCGGGATTTTTGGAAGGCAGCCTCAAAGAAGAAAATTTTCAGTTCCACCCAGTCCAAGACGAGAATTTAGGGGTTTTGCTTCCGAAAAATCATCCGCTGAGCCGACGAAAAGAAATTGAATTTAAAGAGCTGAAAGATGAAACCATCATTCTTCATCCGAAGAAAGACAATAAGGATTTCTACGAGACGATTTCGTACTTATTTGTTCAGGCGGGCATAAAGCCTCTGACCTACGTAAAAAAGGATCACGAAAGCTGTCCTCTTCTTGTAGCCACGGGAAAAGGAGTTTCTTTGACTATCGCCGCGACTCAAAATTTCGCACCGACAGAAACTCGTTTCGTACCGATTAAAAAACTTTATTTGCCGGTCAGCGTTTTTTGGGAAAATGAAAATACAAATGCATCCTTAAAGACATTCCTTAGCTTCGTCGTTGAAAATCATGCTCTTTCTAACGGAAAGCCGGAATGTCTTATGGATGTGATGAGACTTTAG
- a CDS encoding DUF2239 family protein, translating to MQQSDLQTCTAFSSSHKIASGGIKDVALKVKEHLENHPQAAILIFDNQTSQQVEVDFRGTIDAVLKRLEKSGLLKEEEPAKGGPGRPKLGVTSKEVTLLPQHWDWLAKQPGGASVTLRRLVDEAKKKNAAKDLIRQAQDATYKFMTVMAGDLPDYEEALRALFAKDAEKFKKLIAKWPKDVRTHIQMLANPAL from the coding sequence ATGCAGCAAAGTGATTTACAAACTTGCACAGCATTTAGCAGTTCACACAAAATCGCTAGCGGCGGTATTAAGGACGTCGCTTTAAAAGTGAAGGAGCATCTAGAGAATCACCCGCAAGCAGCGATTCTGATCTTTGATAATCAAACCAGTCAACAGGTGGAAGTCGATTTTCGAGGAACGATAGATGCGGTTTTAAAAAGACTTGAAAAATCAGGATTGTTAAAAGAAGAAGAACCTGCCAAAGGCGGTCCCGGTCGTCCTAAGCTGGGAGTCACCTCGAAAGAAGTGACTCTCTTACCCCAACACTGGGATTGGCTTGCAAAGCAACCCGGTGGAGCATCGGTGACGCTGCGAAGACTGGTCGACGAGGCGAAAAAGAAAAACGCCGCGAAGGATCTGATTCGTCAGGCGCAAGATGCGACTTATAAGTTTATGACGGTGATGGCCGGAGATCTTCCTGACTATGAGGAAGCATTGCGAGCTCTTTTTGCCAAAGATGCAGAGAAGTTTAAAAAGCTGATCGCGAAGTGGCCTAAGGATGTTCGTACTCATATTCAAATGTTGGCGAATCCTGCTTTATAA
- a CDS encoding MFS transporter → MEKRIEPFTGYQKFVVALLAFLQFTIILDFMIVSPLGAVLMPALKITPAQFGIVVSGYAFSAGVSGFLAAGFADRFDRKKLLLFFYTGFVLGTLMCGLVNTFEWLVAARLITGIFGGVIGSIVFAIITDLFPMEKRGRVMGFVQTAFAASQILGLPAGLYFSNLWGWKAPFIMIVVVSVIAGIGIFAYLKPINEHLKIQTDRSPVAHLVSTVATPKYLMAFAATALLSIGGFMLMPFGTAFTVNNLGIHQDQLPMIYLISGFASILIGPMVGRACDMFGNFKVFLFGTIIGIIMVGIYTHLGITPLGLVILVNVLMFVGIFSRMIPSQTLMSGIPSASNRGAFMSVGSSIQQVAGGFASIVAGLIVVEGPRGVLEHYDVVGYVVIASSLVTLFMMWLIAKSLKGDAYAAK, encoded by the coding sequence ATGGAAAAACGAATAGAGCCTTTTACGGGCTATCAAAAATTTGTCGTGGCGCTTTTGGCCTTTCTTCAATTCACAATCATTTTAGATTTTATGATTGTATCTCCGCTGGGAGCCGTGCTGATGCCCGCGCTTAAGATCACTCCCGCACAATTTGGAATCGTCGTCTCTGGCTACGCTTTCAGCGCCGGAGTCTCGGGATTTTTAGCGGCGGGTTTTGCAGACCGCTTTGATCGAAAAAAACTGCTCTTATTTTTTTATACCGGCTTCGTTTTAGGAACGCTGATGTGTGGGCTGGTGAATACTTTCGAATGGCTGGTCGCCGCTAGATTGATCACAGGTATCTTTGGTGGAGTGATTGGTTCGATCGTCTTTGCCATCATCACAGATTTATTTCCTATGGAAAAGCGCGGTCGTGTGATGGGATTTGTGCAAACAGCGTTTGCTGCCAGCCAGATTCTTGGCCTGCCCGCGGGACTCTACTTTTCAAATCTTTGGGGCTGGAAAGCTCCGTTCATCATGATCGTCGTTGTCAGTGTGATTGCAGGAATTGGCATTTTTGCTTATCTGAAACCCATTAATGAGCATTTGAAAATTCAAACGGATCGCAGTCCCGTAGCACACTTGGTATCGACGGTAGCCACACCGAAATATCTGATGGCCTTTGCCGCGACGGCCCTTCTTTCCATCGGGGGTTTTATGCTGATGCCTTTTGGTACGGCATTCACGGTGAATAATTTAGGAATTCACCAAGATCAGCTTCCGATGATTTATCTGATTTCGGGTTTTGCTTCGATCCTAATCGGTCCGATGGTGGGGAGAGCATGTGACATGTTCGGAAATTTCAAGGTGTTTTTATTTGGAACTATCATAGGGATTATTATGGTGGGAATTTACACTCACCTTGGTATCACCCCATTGGGCCTTGTGATTTTGGTCAATGTTTTGATGTTCGTGGGAATTTTCTCGCGCATGATTCCGTCACAAACTTTGATGTCAGGTATCCCTTCAGCATCTAATCGAGGGGCCTTCATGTCTGTCGGCTCGTCCATTCAGCAAGTTGCCGGTGGATTTGCATCTATCGTGGCTGGTCTTATCGTCGTCGAGGGACCTAGGGGAGTGTTAGAGCATTACGATGTCGTCGGTTACGTCGTGATTGCAAGCTCTCTTGTAACTTTATTTATGATGTGGCTTATCGCGAAGTCATTGAAAGGAGATGCTTATGCAGCAAAGTGA
- a CDS encoding MBL fold metallo-hydrolase, translating into MSLKISRILHAGYIFETGAAKIAFDPIFENPFSRNCHAFPSVQFDLKEINELQLSAIFISHYHDDHCSMESLNLLDKETPLYMFCIHEEMFTLIRELGFKNVFSLKLNQSVRIGDIEVIPRRALDQDVDSLFQIKHQGLNVLNVVDSWIDYSTLDLLKSEGPWDMVLWPFQTMRELDVIAPSRALEASRSLPPEWVQQIKTLNPKYIVPSSCQFQLEPWSWYNKAFFPITYKQFQKEISEALPRTEVVRLNPGVSVEINTGGIKQSRSLAWIKPLGEQNVDYDFDPALIPPPTQEIARKFPPLSEAEKSRVLEYCQKELIEKFESMEPPEEDYFFKTRRWRLTLFDNDGKAFEFNYLLKDSSAEILEGSSSIPIGWTTEVPLFKLYAALELGEALTSMYVRINDFPFSEKIEEEIQYADIVEDPLIRCLFNGVFGAYQKAQLKEIQQRKSEHRI; encoded by the coding sequence GTGTCTTTAAAAATCTCTCGAATTTTGCATGCAGGTTATATTTTTGAAACGGGCGCTGCTAAGATCGCGTTTGATCCTATCTTTGAAAACCCGTTCAGTCGCAATTGTCATGCTTTTCCGTCTGTTCAGTTCGACCTAAAAGAAATCAACGAGCTTCAACTTTCCGCGATTTTTATTTCTCATTATCACGACGACCACTGTTCGATGGAAAGCCTGAATCTCTTGGACAAAGAGACACCGCTTTATATGTTCTGTATTCATGAAGAGATGTTCACTTTGATTCGTGAGCTTGGCTTTAAAAATGTCTTTTCTTTAAAACTTAATCAGAGCGTGCGGATCGGTGACATCGAAGTCATACCTCGCCGAGCATTGGATCAAGATGTCGATTCTCTTTTTCAGATCAAACACCAAGGTTTAAATGTGCTCAATGTTGTGGATTCGTGGATCGACTATTCCACCTTGGATTTATTAAAAAGCGAAGGCCCATGGGATATGGTGCTTTGGCCTTTTCAAACGATGCGCGAACTGGATGTCATCGCACCTTCACGTGCTTTGGAAGCGTCACGCAGTCTTCCGCCCGAGTGGGTTCAGCAAATTAAAACTTTAAATCCTAAATACATCGTGCCGAGCTCTTGTCAGTTTCAACTTGAGCCTTGGTCTTGGTATAACAAAGCTTTCTTTCCCATCACATATAAGCAGTTTCAAAAAGAAATTTCTGAAGCTTTGCCACGCACAGAGGTTGTGCGTCTGAATCCAGGTGTGTCCGTTGAGATTAATACCGGTGGAATAAAACAGTCTCGTTCTTTAGCGTGGATAAAACCTTTGGGCGAACAAAACGTCGACTATGATTTTGATCCCGCGTTGATCCCCCCACCAACACAAGAAATTGCCAGAAAATTTCCCCCACTCTCTGAGGCAGAGAAATCGCGCGTGCTGGAATACTGCCAAAAAGAGCTTATCGAAAAATTTGAATCCATGGAGCCTCCTGAAGAGGATTATTTTTTTAAAACGCGTCGCTGGCGTTTAACTCTTTTTGATAACGACGGTAAGGCTTTCGAATTTAATTATTTACTTAAGGACTCTTCAGCAGAAATCCTTGAAGGATCTTCTAGTATCCCGATCGGTTGGACGACAGAAGTTCCTTTATTCAAACTGTATGCGGCCTTAGAATTGGGCGAAGCGCTGACATCTATGTATGTTCGTATCAATGACTTCCCGTTTTCCGAAAAAATCGAAGAAGAAATTCAATACGCCGATATCGTGGAAGATCCGCTTATTCGCTGTTTGTTTAACGGCGTGTTTGGCGCTTACCAGAAGGCCCAGCTTAAAGAAATTCAGCAGCGAAAAAGCGAACACCGCATTTAA
- a CDS encoding SRPBCC family protein → MRTAMYFLIALVIVLLIAPVLMPAQYQLVRSIEINAPVSTVFPRLTDLNEFVKWNPFSESDPTSKTEVAGTGVGSTMTYSGEKSGEGKMTIVNIVQDKSVDVRMDFIKPMPGEAMAHWIVAASSDNATTLTWSYEQKLPYFKRYLGIMMDFMMSPIFDKGLQNFKSLVESAK, encoded by the coding sequence ATGAGAACAGCCATGTATTTCCTTATTGCTTTGGTCATTGTATTGCTGATCGCACCGGTGTTAATGCCTGCTCAATACCAGTTGGTAAGAAGTATCGAAATCAACGCACCCGTGAGCACCGTTTTTCCACGTTTGACGGACCTTAATGAGTTCGTGAAGTGGAATCCATTTAGCGAAAGCGATCCGACGTCAAAAACAGAAGTGGCTGGAACTGGTGTTGGTTCTACAATGACTTATTCAGGAGAAAAATCGGGCGAAGGCAAGATGACTATCGTCAATATCGTGCAAGATAAGTCGGTCGACGTGCGCATGGATTTTATCAAGCCTATGCCTGGGGAAGCGATGGCTCACTGGATTGTCGCCGCTTCAAGCGACAATGCAACTACGCTGACGTGGTCTTATGAGCAGAAACTTCCTTACTTTAAACGCTACCTTGGCATAATGATGGATTTTATGATGAGTCCCATCTTCGATAAAGGGCTTCAGAACTTTAAAAGCTTGGTTGAATCTGCAAAATAA
- a CDS encoding HAD family hydrolase produces MLKTFFPDRDHKALLFDFDGTVADTMGAHLKAWNIGLASYNLTLSKEQHQAWAGRPTRKIVEMLNEMHKVQIPADAFLKEKEVHYFSAISEIKEIKAVMDVIKHYHGNLPMAIVTGSRRHPVETTLKHLGITKYFDQLICAEDYQNGKPAPDCFLLGAEKLGIAPSDCLVFEDAHLGIEAARNAQMDCLKVDEYQKLVLVKY; encoded by the coding sequence ATGTTAAAAACGTTCTTTCCTGACCGCGACCACAAAGCTCTTTTATTTGATTTCGATGGCACCGTTGCTGACACCATGGGTGCGCACTTAAAAGCCTGGAATATTGGCCTAGCCTCTTACAATCTGACTTTAAGTAAAGAGCAACACCAGGCTTGGGCCGGTCGCCCAACAAGAAAAATTGTCGAGATGCTAAATGAAATGCACAAAGTGCAAATCCCTGCCGATGCCTTCCTGAAAGAAAAAGAAGTGCATTACTTTTCTGCGATTAGCGAAATCAAAGAGATCAAAGCAGTGATGGACGTCATCAAACACTATCACGGCAACTTACCGATGGCGATTGTGACCGGCAGTCGTCGTCATCCCGTTGAGACAACCTTAAAGCACTTGGGAATCACTAAATACTTTGATCAGTTAATTTGTGCTGAAGATTATCAGAACGGAAAACCCGCTCCTGATTGTTTCCTATTGGGCGCAGAAAAACTAGGAATTGCACCTTCTGACTGCCTGGTCTTTGAAGATGCCCATTTAGGAATCGAAGCGGCCCGCAATGCACAGATGGATTGTTTGAAAGTGGACGAATACCAAAAACTCGTTCTCGTTAAATACTAA
- a CDS encoding FBP domain-containing protein translates to MLSQINNFQKEHVFSIASEAELIQSFRNRDQKKLVLPENLKFPLNVSSYFTWREPSGVYTYLVFKMPNWDLPRGVAFKKTAATGEPVGGLCSWCHAYGSSEDIGMLTVNMSSDVSSSYYICQDLRCIEKIEDASNLSGKSPEKNIAELYHRISKLFENISSYKPD, encoded by the coding sequence GTGCTATCGCAAATAAATAACTTTCAAAAAGAGCATGTCTTTTCTATTGCGTCTGAAGCAGAGCTGATTCAGTCCTTTCGTAATCGCGATCAAAAGAAACTTGTTCTACCTGAAAATTTGAAATTCCCGCTCAACGTGAGTTCTTACTTTACATGGAGAGAGCCTTCGGGCGTTTACACTTACCTCGTATTTAAAATGCCAAACTGGGATCTTCCACGTGGGGTCGCTTTTAAAAAAACCGCAGCTACGGGTGAACCTGTCGGAGGTCTTTGTAGCTGGTGTCACGCCTATGGTTCGTCAGAGGATATTGGAATGCTGACGGTGAATATGAGTTCCGATGTCAGTAGCTCTTACTACATCTGCCAAGATCTGCGCTGTATTGAAAAAATTGAAGATGCTTCAAACTTATCAGGAAAAAGCCCCGAAAAGAATATTGCGGAGCTTTATCATCGTATTTCCAAGTTATTTGAAAATATCAGTAGCTACAAACCAGATTAG
- a CDS encoding CBS domain-containing protein: MKAKFTSPESDRRTHRPHLEWEKSEIISIAPEASLTEAAELMKEYQIGDVLVMHEDGHGSLLGILTDRDIAMCIADGANPDRVRVSRVMSRSPISARAEDDVFTMISLMKRSGVTRLPLLDRRGRLTGVATAKNMIEILTGALFDLTQIGETQHDNEWQKH, encoded by the coding sequence ATGAAAGCAAAATTTACTTCCCCAGAATCCGATCGACGCACTCACCGCCCGCATTTGGAATGGGAAAAATCTGAAATTATCTCTATAGCTCCAGAGGCCTCACTGACAGAGGCTGCGGAACTTATGAAGGAATATCAAATCGGCGATGTCTTAGTTATGCACGAAGATGGACATGGTTCTTTATTGGGTATTTTAACAGACCGAGATATTGCCATGTGTATCGCTGACGGCGCAAATCCAGATCGCGTGCGCGTAAGTCGGGTGATGTCGCGATCTCCGATATCGGCCCGAGCCGAAGACGACGTTTTTACGATGATATCCTTGATGAAACGTTCCGGTGTCACTCGATTGCCTCTTTTAGATCGCCGGGGCCGCCTGACCGGTGTCGCTACGGCGAAGAACATGATTGAAATTTTAACAGGTGCTCTGTTCGACCTGACACAGATTGGAGAAACTCAGCACGATAATGAATGGCAGAAACACTAG
- a CDS encoding nuclear transport factor 2 family protein encodes MNAPNKEEILNLENRYWDAMKTKDVEAAVSLTKFPCTVTGPDGVRSIDEEQYRQMMSSMTSTDHFKDIEINEPQFTVLNDDAALLTYNIEVKGMKMLDVSTWVRENGKWVCAYHSENPLH; translated from the coding sequence ATGAATGCTCCGAATAAAGAAGAAATATTGAATTTAGAAAATCGGTATTGGGATGCAATGAAGACAAAGGATGTCGAAGCGGCCGTGTCTTTAACAAAATTTCCGTGTACGGTCACAGGACCTGATGGTGTTCGCAGTATCGACGAAGAGCAATACCGTCAAATGATGAGCTCGATGACTTCAACAGATCACTTTAAAGACATTGAAATTAATGAGCCCCAGTTTACTGTGCTTAACGACGATGCCGCTTTACTGACCTACAATATTGAAGTGAAGGGCATGAAGATGCTCGATGTTTCAACGTGGGTCCGCGAAAACGGCAAATGGGTTTGCGCTTACCATTCTGAAAATCCATTGCATTAA